In Herbaspirillum sp. WKF16, one genomic interval encodes:
- the thiS gene encoding sulfur carrier protein ThiS, which yields MQIELNGKPHPLPDGATLEQLIAALELSGKAVAVAVNRQVVPSQQWAARTLAETDKVDVVRAIGGG from the coding sequence ATGCAGATCGAACTCAACGGCAAGCCGCATCCGCTGCCCGACGGCGCCACGCTGGAACAGCTGATCGCCGCGCTTGAACTGAGCGGCAAGGCGGTGGCGGTGGCCGTGAACCGGCAGGTGGTGCCGTCGCAGCAATGGGCGGCGCGTACGCTGGCCGAGACCGACAAGGTGGACGTGGTGCGGGCCATCGGCGGCGGCTGA
- a CDS encoding Dps family protein yields the protein MAKKNVASPSINIGINDKDRKKIADGLSKLLADSYTLYLKTHNFHWNVTGPMFNTLHLMFEGQYTELATAVDLIAERIRALGYPAPGSYKEFAKLSSIPEADGVPNAQEMIAQLVAGQEAVTRTARSIFPAVDAAADEPTADLLTQRMQLHEKNAWMLRSLLEG from the coding sequence ATGGCAAAGAAGAACGTTGCATCCCCCTCGATCAACATCGGCATCAACGACAAGGATCGCAAGAAGATCGCCGACGGCCTGTCCAAGCTGCTGGCCGACTCCTACACCCTCTACCTGAAGACCCACAACTTCCACTGGAACGTGACCGGTCCGATGTTCAATACGCTGCACCTGATGTTCGAAGGCCAGTACACCGAGCTGGCCACCGCGGTCGACCTGATCGCCGAACGCATCCGCGCGCTGGGCTACCCGGCGCCGGGCTCGTACAAGGAATTCGCCAAGCTGTCGTCGATCCCCGAAGCCGACGGCGTGCCCAACGCGCAAGAGATGATCGCCCAGCTGGTGGCCGGCCAGGAAGCCGTCACCCGCACCGCGCGCTCGATCTTCCCGGCCGTGGATGCCGCCGCCGACGAACCGACCGCCGACCTGCTGACCCAGCGCATGCAGCTGCATGAAAAGAACGCGTGGATGCTGCGCAGCCTGCTGGAAGGCTGA
- a CDS encoding thiazole synthase, with protein sequence MNMNDVPALKEEAGLTIAGKTYRSRLLVGSGKYKDLNETRQATIASGADIITVAIRRVNIGQDPNAPSLLDAVPPSEFTILPNTAGCYNAADAVYTLQLARELLGGHKLVKLEVLGDEKTLFPNMPETLKAAETLVKDGFDVMVYCSDDPIQARMLEDLGVAAVMPLASLIGSGMGILNPWNLSLIIEQARVPVLVDAGVGTASDAAIAMELGCDGVLMNSAIAGARDPVRMARAMKLAVEAGREAFLSGRIPRKFSAHPSSPMAGRVA encoded by the coding sequence ATGAACATGAACGACGTGCCCGCGCTCAAGGAAGAAGCGGGCCTGACCATTGCCGGAAAAACCTACCGCTCGCGCCTGCTGGTGGGCAGCGGCAAGTACAAGGACCTGAACGAAACCCGCCAAGCGACCATCGCCAGCGGCGCCGACATCATCACGGTGGCGATCCGCCGCGTGAACATCGGCCAGGATCCCAATGCGCCCAGCCTGCTGGACGCGGTGCCGCCCTCGGAGTTCACCATCCTGCCCAACACCGCCGGCTGCTACAACGCCGCCGACGCGGTCTACACGCTGCAGCTCGCGCGCGAGCTGCTCGGCGGGCACAAGCTGGTGAAGCTGGAAGTGCTGGGCGACGAGAAGACCCTGTTCCCCAACATGCCCGAGACGCTCAAGGCGGCCGAGACCCTGGTCAAGGACGGCTTCGACGTCATGGTCTACTGCAGCGACGACCCGATCCAGGCGCGCATGCTGGAAGACCTGGGCGTGGCCGCGGTGATGCCGCTGGCCTCGCTGATCGGCTCCGGCATGGGCATCCTGAACCCATGGAACCTGTCGCTGATCATCGAGCAGGCCCGGGTGCCGGTGCTGGTGGATGCCGGCGTGGGCACGGCGTCCGACGCCGCCATCGCCATGGAGCTGGGCTGCGACGGCGTGCTGATGAACAGCGCCATCGCCGGCGCGCGCGACCCCGTGCGCATGGCGCGCGCCATGAAGCTGGCGGTGGAGGCCGGCCGCGAGGCATTTCTCTCCGGCCGCATCCCGCGCAAGTTCAGCGCGCATCCGTCCTCGCCGATGGCCGGCCGCGTGGCCTGA
- a CDS encoding MFS transporter, with product MSDDSCSPSSGPVQARPLTPAKPVKVTQQILATAFFTFLVYLAIGIPMAVLPGYIHLDLGYSAVVAGLGISVQYFATFVSRANAGRMIDTIGPKQTVMRGMLLCAGSGGLLLLAALAQPLPFLSLVLLFCSRALLGLGESLVGTGAIMWGVGRVGSENTAKMISWNGIATYAALAIGAPLGVVLDHALGFAVIGLAGMLLTLVGYALARGGPVTPVIPGEKLPFKLVLRRVFAYGMGLAFGTIGFGSIATFITLYYADQHWGGAAFALTAFSSAFVGSRLLFANAINRFGGYRVAIVCFITEAVGLLLLWVASAPEVALLGAALAGFGFALVFPSLGVEAVNLVPASNRGAALAAYSVFLDLALGVTGPLAGAIAGQLGYPQVFLFAAIASIGAVALSLSLYRSAQQRAPQ from the coding sequence ATGTCCGACGATTCTTGTAGTCCCAGTTCCGGCCCTGTGCAGGCGCGTCCGCTGACGCCCGCCAAGCCGGTCAAAGTTACGCAGCAAATCCTTGCCACCGCTTTCTTCACGTTCCTGGTGTACCTGGCCATCGGCATCCCGATGGCGGTGCTGCCGGGCTACATCCACCTCGACCTCGGCTACAGCGCCGTGGTGGCCGGGCTGGGTATCAGCGTCCAGTATTTCGCCACCTTCGTGAGCCGCGCCAACGCCGGCCGCATGATCGACACCATCGGCCCCAAGCAGACCGTGATGCGCGGCATGCTGCTGTGCGCCGGCAGCGGCGGCCTGTTGCTGCTGGCCGCGCTGGCGCAGCCGCTGCCCTTCCTGAGCCTGGTGCTGCTGTTCTGCAGCCGTGCGCTGCTGGGCCTGGGCGAGAGCCTGGTCGGCACCGGCGCCATCATGTGGGGCGTGGGCCGCGTAGGCTCCGAGAACACCGCCAAGATGATTTCCTGGAACGGCATCGCCACCTATGCGGCGCTGGCCATCGGCGCGCCGCTGGGCGTGGTGCTGGATCATGCGCTGGGCTTCGCCGTGATCGGCCTGGCCGGCATGCTGCTGACCCTGGTCGGCTACGCGCTGGCGCGCGGCGGTCCGGTGACGCCGGTGATCCCGGGCGAGAAGCTGCCCTTCAAGCTGGTGCTGCGCCGCGTGTTCGCCTATGGCATGGGCCTGGCCTTCGGCACCATCGGCTTCGGCTCGATCGCCACCTTCATCACGCTGTACTACGCCGACCAGCACTGGGGCGGCGCGGCCTTCGCGCTGACCGCATTCTCCAGCGCCTTCGTCGGCTCGCGCCTGCTGTTCGCCAATGCGATCAACCGCTTCGGCGGCTATCGCGTGGCCATTGTCTGCTTCATCACCGAAGCGGTCGGCCTGCTGCTGCTGTGGGTTGCCAGCGCGCCGGAAGTAGCGCTGCTGGGCGCGGCGCTGGCCGGCTTCGGCTTTGCGCTGGTGTTCCCGTCGCTGGGCGTGGAGGCGGTCAACCTGGTGCCGGCCTCGAACCGCGGCGCGGCGCTGGCGGCGTACTCGGTGTTCCTCGACCTGGCGCTGGGCGTCACCGGTCCGCTGGCGGGCGCCATCGCCGGCCAGCTGGGCTATCCGCAGGTGTTCCTGTTCGCCGCCATCGCCTCTATCGGCGCGGTGGCCTTGTCGCTCTCGCTGTACCGCAGCGCCCAGCAACGCGCGCCGCAGTAA
- the thiE gene encoding thiamine phosphate synthase, translating to MTPDYSRHLRGLYIVTPDWDDTAQLLAATELALQNGAALVQYRHKTASPALRRAQAEALLVLCRQYKAPLVINDHVELCNEIDADGIHVGGTDASIAEVRRAVGPGRIVGASCYGTLELAHAAYRDGASYVAFGGFYPSRVKKYDFRTAPGIIAQSKREIPLPVVVIGGITLENAPPLVAQGADMVAVISSVYLVPQAERKTRELADLYR from the coding sequence ATGACACCCGACTACTCCCGGCACCTGCGGGGCCTCTACATCGTCACCCCCGACTGGGACGACACCGCGCAACTGCTGGCCGCCACCGAGCTGGCCCTGCAAAACGGCGCGGCGCTGGTGCAGTACCGCCACAAGACCGCCTCGCCGGCATTGCGCCGCGCGCAGGCCGAGGCGCTGCTGGTGCTGTGCCGCCAGTACAAGGCGCCGCTGGTCATCAACGATCATGTCGAACTGTGCAATGAGATCGACGCCGACGGCATCCACGTCGGCGGCACCGACGCCTCGATCGCCGAGGTGCGCCGCGCCGTCGGCCCTGGCCGGATCGTCGGCGCCTCCTGCTACGGCACGCTGGAACTGGCCCACGCGGCGTACCGTGACGGCGCCAGCTATGTCGCCTTCGGCGGCTTCTATCCCTCGCGCGTGAAGAAATACGACTTCCGCACCGCGCCCGGGATCATCGCCCAATCCAAGCGCGAGATCCCGCTGCCGGTGGTGGTGATCGGCGGCATCACGTTGGAGAACGCGCCGCCGCTGGTGGCGCAGGGGGCCGACATGGTGGCGGTGATCAGCAGCGTCTACCTGGTGCCGCAGGCCGAGCGCAAGACGCGCGAGCTGGCAGACCTGTATCGCTGA
- the thiD gene encoding bifunctional hydroxymethylpyrimidine kinase/phosphomethylpyrimidine kinase has product MHAAYRPTPPCVLVFSGSDPSGGAGMQADIPAISALGCHPLSVPTALTVQDNASVFAVHPLEPGLVRHQAQVLIDRFEIAAVKLGIAGSRANAEAIAALIVQLREKNPALPVVLDPVLANGRGDSLSADDAARVIEPLYALATVITPNLNEARRLCGDIAPARQAAALMKRGCGHVLLKGGHGPQEHDVVNRWYGQLFRSEYAEDAVESARWSWQRLPDEFHGSGCTLAAALSACLARGLPMREAIDLAQRYTQHALSTSYAIAAGQRIPNRIATFDAAH; this is encoded by the coding sequence ATGCACGCCGCCTATCGTCCGACGCCGCCCTGCGTGCTGGTGTTCTCCGGCTCCGACCCCAGCGGCGGCGCCGGCATGCAGGCCGACATCCCGGCGATCTCCGCTCTGGGTTGCCACCCGTTGTCGGTGCCGACTGCGCTCACGGTGCAGGACAACGCCAGCGTGTTCGCGGTGCATCCGCTGGAACCCGGGCTGGTGCGTCACCAGGCGCAGGTGCTGATCGACCGCTTCGAGATCGCCGCGGTCAAGCTCGGCATCGCCGGCAGCCGCGCCAACGCCGAGGCGATCGCCGCGCTGATCGTCCAGTTGCGCGAGAAGAACCCGGCGCTGCCGGTGGTGCTCGACCCGGTGCTGGCCAACGGCCGCGGCGACAGCCTCTCCGCCGACGACGCCGCGCGCGTGATCGAGCCGCTGTACGCGTTGGCCACGGTGATCACGCCCAATCTCAACGAGGCGCGCCGCCTGTGCGGCGACATCGCGCCGGCGCGCCAGGCGGCCGCGCTGATGAAGCGCGGCTGCGGCCACGTGCTGCTCAAGGGCGGGCATGGCCCGCAGGAGCACGACGTGGTCAATCGCTGGTACGGCCAGCTGTTCCGTTCCGAGTACGCCGAGGACGCGGTGGAAAGCGCCCGCTGGAGCTGGCAGCGCCTGCCCGACGAGTTCCACGGCAGCGGCTGCACGCTGGCCGCGGCGCTGTCGGCCTGCCTGGCGCGCGGCCTGCCCATGCGCGAGGCGATCGACCTGGCGCAGCGCTACACACAGCACGCCTTGTCCACTTCCTATGCGATCGCGGCGGGGCAACGCATCCCCAACCGCATCGCCACTTTCGATGCCGCCCACTGA
- the thiC gene encoding phosphomethylpyrimidine synthase ThiC, producing MNANPKFLSATATVDEAAIQPLPNSRKIYVTGSRPDIRVPMREISQADTPAMFGAERNPPIYVYDTSGPYTDPEVKIDIRAGLAAPRLPWILERDDTEELPGPSSEYGQQRLNDPKLEELRFNLHRKPRRARAGGNVSQMHYARRGIVTPEMEFVAIRENMRRKEYLEELKAAGPMGAKLSDLMGRQHPGQSFGAAIPAEITPEFVRDEIARGRAIIPANINHPEVEPMIIGRNFLVKINANIGNSAVTSSIGEEVEKMTWAIRWGGDNVMDLSTGKNIHETREWIIRNSPVPIGTVPIYQALEKVNGKAEDLTWEIFRDTLIEQAEQGVDYFTIHAGVRLQYVPLTAKRMTGIVSRGGSIMAKWCLAHHRESFLYEHFEDICEIMKAYDVSFSLGDGLRPGSIYDANDEAQLGELRTLGELTQIAWKHDVQVMIEGPGHVPMHLIKENMDLQLEHCHEAPFYTLGPLTTDIAPGYDHITSGIGAAQIGWYGTAMLCYVTPKEHLGLPNKVDVKDGIITYKIAAHAADLAKGHPGAQIRDNALSKARFEFRWEDQFNLGLDPDKAREFHDETLPKDSAKVAHFCSMCGPHFCSMKITQEVRDYAAQQGISEIDALKQGMQVKSVEFVKMGAEIYSKT from the coding sequence ATGAATGCCAACCCGAAGTTCCTGTCCGCGACCGCCACGGTCGACGAGGCAGCGATCCAGCCCCTCCCGAATTCCCGCAAGATCTACGTGACCGGCTCGCGCCCGGACATCCGCGTGCCCATGCGCGAGATCAGCCAGGCCGACACGCCGGCCATGTTCGGCGCCGAGCGCAATCCGCCGATCTACGTCTACGACACCTCGGGCCCCTACACCGACCCCGAGGTCAAGATCGACATCCGCGCCGGCCTGGCCGCGCCGCGCCTGCCCTGGATCCTGGAACGCGACGACACCGAAGAGCTGCCCGGCCCGAGTTCGGAGTACGGCCAGCAGCGCCTGAACGACCCCAAGCTGGAAGAGCTGCGCTTCAACCTGCACCGCAAGCCGCGCCGCGCCCGCGCGGGCGGCAACGTCTCGCAAATGCATTACGCCCGTCGCGGCATCGTCACGCCCGAGATGGAGTTCGTCGCCATCCGCGAGAACATGCGCCGCAAGGAGTACCTGGAGGAGCTCAAGGCCGCCGGCCCGATGGGCGCCAAGCTGTCCGACCTGATGGGGCGCCAGCATCCCGGCCAGTCCTTCGGCGCCGCGATCCCGGCCGAGATCACGCCCGAGTTCGTGCGCGACGAGATCGCCCGCGGCCGCGCCATCATCCCCGCCAACATCAACCACCCGGAAGTCGAGCCGATGATCATCGGCCGCAATTTCCTGGTGAAGATCAACGCCAATATCGGCAACTCGGCCGTGACCTCCTCCATCGGCGAGGAAGTCGAGAAGATGACCTGGGCCATCCGCTGGGGCGGCGACAACGTGATGGACCTCTCCACCGGCAAGAACATCCACGAGACGCGCGAGTGGATCATCCGCAATTCGCCGGTGCCGATCGGCACCGTGCCGATCTACCAGGCGCTGGAGAAGGTCAATGGCAAGGCGGAAGACCTGACCTGGGAGATCTTCCGCGACACCCTGATCGAGCAGGCCGAGCAGGGCGTGGACTACTTCACCATCCACGCCGGCGTGCGCCTGCAATACGTGCCGCTGACCGCCAAGCGCATGACCGGCATCGTTTCGCGCGGCGGCTCCATCATGGCCAAGTGGTGCCTGGCGCACCACCGCGAATCCTTCCTCTATGAGCACTTCGAGGACATCTGCGAGATCATGAAGGCCTACGACGTCAGCTTCAGCCTGGGCGACGGCCTGCGTCCCGGTTCGATCTACGACGCCAACGACGAGGCCCAGCTGGGCGAGCTGCGCACCCTGGGCGAACTGACCCAGATCGCCTGGAAGCACGACGTGCAGGTGATGATCGAAGGCCCCGGCCACGTGCCCATGCACCTGATCAAGGAAAACATGGACCTGCAGCTGGAACACTGCCATGAGGCGCCGTTCTACACGCTGGGCCCGCTGACCACCGACATCGCGCCCGGCTACGACCACATCACCTCCGGCATCGGCGCCGCGCAGATCGGCTGGTACGGCACCGCCATGCTGTGCTACGTCACGCCCAAGGAACACCTGGGCCTGCCCAACAAGGTCGACGTCAAGGACGGCATCATCACCTACAAGATCGCGGCCCACGCGGCCGACCTGGCCAAGGGCCATCCCGGCGCGCAGATCCGCGACAACGCGCTGTCCAAGGCGCGCTTCGAGTTCCGCTGGGAAGACCAGTTCAACCTCGGCCTGGATCCGGACAAGGCGCGCGAATTCCACGACGAGACCCTGCCCAAGGATTCGGCCAAGGTGGCGCACTTCTGCTCCATGTGCGGCCCGCACTTCTGCTCCATGAAGATCACCCAGGAAGTGCGCGACTATGCGGCCCAGCAAGGCATCTCCGAGATCGACGCATTGAAGCAGGGCATGCAGGTGAAGTCGGTCGAGTTCGTGAAGATGGGCGCCGAGATCTACTCCAAGACCTGA
- a CDS encoding DUF769 domain-containing protein, with protein sequence MNALFLSCSLIFLLSACTPVGYRHFSPNQLPVSDIAMDFEQGSFRFLKQFQISHEFVKGNMYGNMGSAPISFSSCYFRKQITPPIYGDMLLNELKFDPKTGEPNPLYNKLYQETIRPANPTVIARAYLDYVSEGFKGKVNLDGYRHIDSPIFASLCAPALWGTAFVVGIRRFSVQTPERANEIRQLYKQAYSKMSWDEPKKVRRGANVWLVYKTRTPVPLFDTGEDWYLPIGDTDFYYSLQFNYKGSEAEANTPNFRKAQAAFDRIINSFAITPLK encoded by the coding sequence ATGAATGCCCTTTTCTTGTCATGCAGCTTGATATTTCTACTCAGCGCGTGCACTCCGGTTGGCTATCGCCACTTCTCCCCAAATCAGCTTCCAGTTTCTGACATTGCAATGGACTTTGAGCAAGGAAGCTTTCGTTTCCTCAAGCAATTCCAGATCTCGCATGAATTCGTCAAAGGCAATATGTACGGGAACATGGGAAGCGCCCCTATCAGTTTCTCAAGCTGTTATTTCCGCAAGCAAATCACGCCACCGATATACGGAGACATGCTTTTGAACGAACTCAAATTCGATCCGAAGACCGGAGAGCCCAATCCTTTGTACAACAAGCTATACCAAGAAACTATCCGACCGGCCAATCCTACGGTCATTGCACGTGCCTATTTGGACTACGTTAGTGAAGGCTTCAAGGGAAAGGTAAACCTCGATGGTTATAGGCACATCGATAGTCCGATATTCGCAAGTCTCTGCGCCCCGGCACTATGGGGAACCGCTTTCGTCGTGGGAATTCGTCGATTCAGCGTGCAAACACCAGAGCGCGCCAACGAAATCCGCCAGCTCTATAAACAGGCATATTCCAAGATGAGCTGGGATGAACCAAAGAAAGTGAGAAGAGGAGCGAACGTCTGGTTGGTTTACAAAACAAGAACTCCCGTGCCTCTATTCGACACTGGGGAAGATTGGTACCTGCCCATTGGGGACACGGATTTCTACTATTCGCTGCAATTCAACTATAAAGGCAGTGAGGCCGAAGCAAACACACCGAACTTCCGCAAGGCGCAAGCCGCTTTCGACCGTATCATCAATTCCTTCGCAATCACCCCTTTGAAATAG
- the aroQ gene encoding gamma subclass chorismate mutase AroQ, protein MMALAPSTCEFPVLVWFWRLAAQGYTRDVTSSGLRFPMLRTQAPVIAALFAVAALLSACTTTPPGSPRSDVSQLLSLQKTRLDVAAPVARSKWNSHAPIDDPAREQAILDDVATRAQQAGLDGQWARRFFQDQFDAGKIVQRDLHRQWKLEQRAPFANPPDLAREVRPVLDRLTPELLAALARLKGRWCDPAVAGALDELAPEILGADYAPAVREKATEALRCLK, encoded by the coding sequence ATGATGGCGCTCGCGCCGAGCACTTGCGAGTTTCCCGTCCTTGTTTGGTTTTGGCGTCTTGCAGCGCAAGGCTATACTCGCGACGTTACGTCATCAGGTCTCCGATTTCCCATGCTTAGAACCCAAGCGCCCGTAATCGCCGCACTCTTCGCCGTTGCTGCTCTCCTCAGCGCCTGCACTACCACCCCACCCGGCTCCCCGCGCAGCGACGTCAGCCAGCTCCTTTCCCTGCAAAAAACCCGGCTGGATGTTGCCGCCCCGGTGGCGCGCAGCAAGTGGAATTCCCATGCGCCCATCGATGATCCGGCGCGCGAGCAGGCGATTCTTGACGACGTGGCCACGCGCGCGCAACAGGCCGGGTTGGATGGACAGTGGGCGCGGCGCTTCTTCCAGGATCAGTTCGATGCCGGCAAGATCGTCCAGCGCGACCTGCATCGGCAATGGAAGCTGGAGCAGCGGGCGCCGTTTGCCAATCCGCCCGACCTGGCGCGCGAGGTGCGGCCGGTGCTGGATCGATTGACGCCTGAACTGCTGGCGGCGCTGGCGAGGCTCAAGGGCCGTTGGTGCGATCCGGCCGTGGCGGGCGCGCTTGATGAGCTGGCGCCGGAAATACTCGGCGCCGACTATGCGCCCGCGGTGCGCGAGAAAGCGACCGAGGCCTTGCGCTGCCTGAAGTAA